A part of Paenibacillus sp. IHBB 10380 genomic DNA contains:
- a CDS encoding GNAT family N-acetyltransferase: MTLFQVQEMSIRLLTPADAVLLMKWLSDPVVLEYYEGRDRSHDMELVQEHFYKDSDDSVTQCIIQYESKAIGYIQFYLIEDEEIQEYQYEDFKGEIYGMDQFIGEPEFWNQGIGTLLIKEMVKYLIEQKGAKKIVMDPQAWNTRALKVYEKNGFVKKRLLEKHEWHEGKLMDCWLIEYDVMT, from the coding sequence ATGACATTGTTTCAAGTACAAGAGATGAGTATTAGGCTTCTAACACCTGCAGACGCTGTTCTATTGATGAAATGGCTGAGTGACCCTGTTGTATTAGAGTACTATGAAGGTCGTGATCGTTCACATGATATGGAACTAGTTCAAGAGCATTTTTATAAGGATAGCGACGACAGTGTAACCCAATGTATAATTCAATATGAATCAAAAGCAATTGGGTATATTCAGTTTTATTTAATAGAAGATGAAGAAATACAGGAATATCAATATGAAGACTTCAAAGGTGAAATATATGGTATGGATCAATTTATAGGAGAGCCTGAATTCTGGAATCAAGGAATCGGGACTCTTTTAATTAAAGAAATGGTGAAATACTTAATAGAACAAAAAGGTGCAAAGAAAATTGTAATGGACCCTCAGGCTTGGAATACAAGGGCATTGAAAGTCTATGAGAAAAATGGATTTGTAAAGAAGAGATTGCTTGAGAAACACGAATGGCATGAAGGAAAATTAATGGATTGTTGGCTAATTGAATATGACGTAATGACATAG
- a CDS encoding GNAT family N-acetyltransferase: MKNQIKLEVATQDDAEQIRDMMILIEADETSRWYSNGERPYIPGFDSVSMHEYHAREENYYKILMNEISIGVILISTTGREHGRIDRLYIDPKHQGKQIGSKVLQLIEEKYPKVKIWTLDTIQKSTRNHHFYEKNGYKVVAENDYERYYCKEIDDPNCDVNRLTRNKDFSKHNFRDCNLQEADFYNINLEKSCFSDANMSGIKLQNINLSRTYITNTNLSNSILGDSNMSNVEICHVSLAGAYIHDVNLNTGNDKLPLVLERCEMINSTITDSNLQNLSIKNCNLDGMSIDGILVTDLLEVYSMKR; encoded by the coding sequence ATGAAGAATCAAATTAAATTAGAAGTGGCAACCCAAGATGATGCCGAGCAAATTAGAGATATGATGATTTTAATAGAGGCAGATGAGACGTCCAGGTGGTATTCTAACGGCGAAAGACCCTATATTCCTGGATTTGATTCGGTATCAATGCATGAATACCATGCAAGAGAGGAAAATTACTACAAGATATTAATGAATGAAATATCTATTGGAGTCATTCTTATATCTACAACAGGAAGAGAGCATGGAAGAATAGATCGCTTATATATTGATCCTAAGCATCAAGGTAAGCAGATTGGCTCTAAAGTCCTTCAGCTCATTGAAGAGAAATATCCGAAGGTAAAGATTTGGACTTTGGATACGATTCAAAAAAGTACTAGAAATCATCATTTTTATGAGAAAAATGGATATAAGGTAGTAGCAGAAAATGATTATGAAAGATATTACTGCAAAGAGATTGATGATCCGAACTGCGATGTAAATAGATTAACTAGAAATAAAGACTTTAGTAAACATAATTTTCGTGATTGTAATCTTCAGGAAGCTGATTTTTATAATATTAATTTAGAGAAGTCCTGTTTTTCTGATGCGAATATGAGTGGTATTAAACTTCAAAATATTAACCTATCTAGAACATACATAACAAACACAAATTTGAGCAATTCAATTCTTGGCGATTCCAATATGAGTAACGTTGAAATTTGCCATGTTTCGTTAGCAGGCGCTTATATACATGATGTTAACTTAAACACTGGAAATGATAAGCTACCGCTTGTCCTTGAAAGATGTGAAATGATTAATAGTACTATAACTGATTCGAATCTACAGAATCTGTCTATAAAGAATTGTAACTTAGACGGCATGAGTATTGATGGGATATTAGTTACTGATTTACTAGAGGTATACAGTATGAAACGTTAG
- a CDS encoding winged helix-turn-helix transcriptional regulator — MRNRKGGFGDCPGGDKQACPVEFTLDVIGGKWKGILLYHLMEGTKRFNEFRRISPGITQRMLTLQLRELEEDGVVHREVYHQVPPKVEYSLTEFGKTLIPIIKLMKEWGEEYKIKQLPVESCLEVTDKKL; from the coding sequence ATGCGCAATCGAAAAGGTGGCTTCGGGGATTGTCCTGGAGGCGATAAGCAGGCTTGCCCTGTAGAATTTACGCTGGACGTCATCGGAGGCAAATGGAAGGGAATTCTCTTATATCATCTAATGGAGGGCACGAAGCGGTTTAACGAATTTCGCCGAATAAGCCCGGGAATTACTCAACGTATGCTAACGTTGCAGCTCCGGGAATTGGAAGAGGACGGTGTGGTCCATCGCGAGGTCTATCATCAGGTACCTCCGAAAGTCGAATACTCACTAACGGAATTTGGGAAAACGCTAATTCCAATTATTAAGCTTATGAAAGAATGGGGCGAGGAATACAAAATAAAACAGCTTCCCGTAGAAAGCTGTCTAGAAGTAACAGATAAAAAATTGTAG
- a CDS encoding M23 family metallopeptidase gives MIKHRKMKRNIMLLSLIFALTASSVTAYAEASKTSGSQTSTSPSAKNEKSSQNKMTAFTPEQLPKLLLQGKYDRIYKQLSPPFKKQISLKDLKKVGLPFHKGIASYTLLSQLHANDIKRYIWLDSKGEKGIEVIFDSKNIIHSMLFKKIQKFPETDAQRTKTTFELPFHGDWFTYWGGTNALVNYHYDHETQRYAYDIVMKNKGLSYKGDATKNESYYAFGQPIVAAATGKVVQVVNDIEDNVPVGTANEEHPAGNHVIIDHGNGEFSYYAHLQKGSVSVKVGDEVSVGDDLGKCGNSGNSSEAHLHFQVSDGADLFTSKSIRVQWKDADDYVQGSTIKAP, from the coding sequence TTGATAAAACATCGTAAAATGAAACGAAATATCATGCTGCTAAGTCTAATTTTTGCATTAACCGCCAGCTCAGTTACAGCTTACGCAGAAGCCTCTAAAACTTCAGGCTCCCAAACAAGTACCAGCCCTTCCGCGAAAAATGAGAAATCATCACAAAATAAAATGACAGCCTTTACGCCAGAGCAATTGCCTAAGCTATTGCTACAAGGAAAGTATGATCGCATATATAAACAATTGAGCCCTCCATTCAAAAAACAAATCTCATTAAAGGATCTAAAGAAAGTAGGCCTCCCCTTCCATAAAGGTATTGCCTCTTATACACTGCTGTCACAGTTGCATGCAAATGATATAAAGAGGTATATATGGCTAGATAGTAAGGGAGAAAAAGGCATCGAAGTCATTTTCGATAGTAAAAATATTATTCATAGTATGCTGTTCAAAAAAATTCAAAAATTCCCTGAGACAGATGCTCAGCGTACTAAAACGACGTTCGAACTTCCATTTCACGGAGATTGGTTTACCTATTGGGGTGGAACAAATGCACTAGTCAATTATCATTATGACCATGAGACCCAGCGTTATGCGTATGACATTGTTATGAAGAATAAAGGCCTCAGTTATAAAGGCGATGCCACAAAAAATGAAAGCTATTATGCTTTCGGTCAGCCGATCGTCGCTGCCGCTACAGGTAAAGTCGTTCAAGTCGTCAATGACATTGAAGATAACGTACCTGTTGGGACAGCGAATGAAGAGCATCCAGCCGGAAATCATGTCATTATCGATCATGGCAACGGGGAGTTTAGCTACTACGCCCATTTACAAAAAGGTTCGGTTAGTGTCAAAGTCGGTGACGAAGTGAGTGTCGGGGATGACCTCGGAAAATGCGGGAATTCAGGCAATTCTAGCGAAGCTCATCTTCATTTCCAAGTCTCCGACGGTGCAGACCTGTTCACTTCCAAATCGATACGTGTACAATGGAAAGACGCAGACGACTATGTGCAAGGCTCAACAATAAAGGCCCCCTAA
- a CDS encoding NAD(P)H-dependent oxidoreductase encodes MENLTTTKNEILSAYQFRHATKEFDSSKKISDSDFRFILETGRLSPSSFGFEPWRFVVVQSQEIREKLHPYAWGAQKQLTTSSHFVLILSRLPKDMVADSDYIQGMLKNVQKLPAEVVVGKGNVYDNFLKLEFGLQENERAMFEWGCRQTYLALGNMMTAAAQIGIDSCPMEGFNKEKIEHILAEEGIMDAEHFGISCMVAFGYRLNEPRGKTRQTAEQVIQWV; translated from the coding sequence ATGGAAAATTTGACAACAACCAAGAATGAAATCTTGTCTGCTTACCAATTTAGACACGCAACTAAAGAATTTGATAGCAGCAAAAAAATTAGCGATTCCGATTTCCGATTTATTCTGGAAACCGGACGATTGTCACCAAGTTCCTTTGGTTTTGAACCATGGCGGTTTGTCGTTGTGCAGAGCCAGGAGATCCGCGAGAAGCTACACCCTTACGCTTGGGGAGCCCAAAAACAGCTTACGACTTCTAGTCATTTTGTGCTTATTCTGTCAAGGCTGCCTAAAGATATGGTTGCCGATTCTGACTATATTCAGGGTATGTTGAAGAATGTGCAGAAGTTGCCTGCTGAGGTTGTAGTGGGAAAAGGAAACGTATATGATAATTTTCTGAAATTAGAGTTCGGACTGCAAGAGAATGAACGGGCGATGTTCGAATGGGGCTGCCGGCAGACCTATCTTGCGCTTGGTAATATGATGACTGCTGCAGCCCAAATCGGCATCGACTCATGCCCGATGGAGGGTTTCAATAAGGAGAAGATTGAGCATATCCTGGCCGAAGAAGGAATCATGGATGCTGAGCATTTCGGAATTTCCTGCATGGTAGCCTTTGGATATCGCCTGAATGAGCCACGCGGGAAAACGCGGCAAACCGCTGAACAAGTGATTCAGTGGGTGTAA
- a CDS encoding YkvA family protein, translated as MKKVDDKNTVELTVNKFKYSKENEELVKNSFWTKMKKSAGKIPFTKDAIAMYYCAVDAKTPLWAKGIAFGALAYFVSPIDVIPDVIIGLGFTDDAALIAAGIRAISGQVTDEHRNKSEAFFNGEK; from the coding sequence ATGAAGAAAGTCGATGATAAGAACACTGTGGAACTCACAGTGAATAAATTTAAATATAGCAAAGAAAATGAGGAGCTTGTAAAAAATAGCTTCTGGACAAAGATGAAGAAATCTGCTGGAAAAATTCCGTTTACCAAAGATGCTATTGCCATGTACTATTGTGCCGTTGATGCTAAAACACCTCTTTGGGCGAAGGGGATAGCCTTTGGCGCATTGGCCTATTTCGTTTCACCCATAGATGTTATTCCAGATGTGATTATCGGATTAGGTTTTACAGATGATGCAGCCCTGATTGCGGCAGGAATTAGAGCGATCTCGGGTCAGGTGACGGATGAGCATAGAAATAAATCAGAAGCGTTCTTTAATGGAGAAAAATAA